One genomic window of Citrobacter sp. Marseille-Q6884 includes the following:
- the katG gene encoding catalase/peroxidase HPI — MSMSDDSHNGSTGGGCPFHQGSRDQSAGAGRNNRDWWPNQLRVDLLNQHSNRSNPLGEDFDYRKEFSKLDYSALKGDLRALLSESQPWWPADWGSYAGLFIRMAWHGAGTYRSIDGRGGAGRGQQRFAPLNSWPDNVSLDKARRLLWPIKQKYGQKISWADLFILAGNVALENSGFRTFGFGAGREDVWEPDLDVNWGDEKAWLTHRHPEELAKSPLGATEMGLIYVNPEGPDHSGEPLSAAAAIRATFGNMGMDDEETVALIGGGHTLGKTHGAGPTSHVGPDPESAPIEAQGLGWASSFGSGAGADNITSGLEVVWTQTPTQWSNYFFENLFKYEWVQTRSPAGAIQFEAVDAPEIIPDPFDPSKKRKPTMLVTDLTLRFDPEFEKISRRFLNDPQAFNEAFARAWFKLTHRDMGPKARYIGPEVPKEDLIWQDPLPHPFFNPSEEDILNLKATIAASGLSVGELVSVAWASASTFRGGDKRGGANGARLALAPQRNWDVNATAARVLPVLEGIYKSAHTASLADIIVLAGVVGIEQAASAAGVSITVPFAPGRVDARQDQTDIEMFALLEPIADGFRNYRARLDVSTTESLLIDKAQQLTLTAPELTVLVGGMRVLGTNFDGSQHGVFTDRPGVLSNDFFVNLLDMRHEWKATDESNELFEGRDRLNGDVKYTATRADLVFGSNSVLRALAEVYASSDAHEKFVKDFVAAWVKVMNLDRFDLQ; from the coding sequence TCCATCAGGGAAGTCGCGATCAGAGTGCGGGAGCAGGAAGGAACAACCGCGACTGGTGGCCGAATCAACTCCGCGTAGATCTTCTTAATCAACATTCCAACCGTTCAAACCCGCTGGGTGAGGACTTCGATTACCGCAAAGAGTTTAGCAAACTCGACTACTCTGCCCTGAAAGGGGATCTCAGAGCCCTTCTGTCCGAATCGCAACCGTGGTGGCCCGCTGACTGGGGCTCCTATGCTGGCTTGTTTATTCGTATGGCATGGCACGGCGCGGGGACCTATCGCTCTATTGATGGACGCGGTGGAGCAGGTCGCGGACAACAGCGTTTTGCACCACTGAACTCCTGGCCAGATAACGTCAGTCTTGATAAAGCACGCCGTCTGTTGTGGCCGATCAAGCAGAAATATGGTCAGAAAATTTCCTGGGCCGACTTGTTTATCCTGGCGGGTAACGTGGCGCTGGAAAACTCCGGCTTCCGTACCTTCGGTTTTGGTGCCGGTCGTGAAGACGTCTGGGAACCGGATCTCGATGTTAACTGGGGCGACGAGAAAGCCTGGCTGACTCACCGTCATCCGGAAGAGCTGGCAAAATCCCCGTTGGGTGCGACCGAAATGGGTCTTATCTATGTGAACCCGGAAGGACCGGATCACAGCGGTGAACCGCTTTCTGCGGCAGCGGCGATTCGCGCTACCTTTGGCAACATGGGTATGGATGACGAAGAAACCGTCGCGTTGATTGGCGGCGGCCACACGCTGGGCAAAACCCACGGTGCCGGACCGACATCGCATGTCGGACCTGATCCAGAATCCGCGCCGATTGAAGCGCAAGGTCTGGGCTGGGCAAGCAGCTTCGGCAGCGGTGCGGGCGCAGACAACATTACCTCTGGTCTGGAAGTTGTCTGGACACAGACGCCGACCCAGTGGAGCAACTATTTCTTCGAAAACCTGTTCAAATATGAGTGGGTGCAGACGCGTAGCCCGGCGGGCGCCATCCAGTTTGAAGCGGTGGATGCGCCAGAAATTATCCCGGATCCGTTTGATCCGTCGAAGAAACGCAAACCGACGATGTTGGTTACCGACCTGACGCTGCGTTTCGATCCGGAATTCGAGAAGATCTCTCGTCGTTTCCTGAACGATCCACAGGCGTTCAACGAAGCGTTCGCGCGTGCCTGGTTTAAACTGACGCATCGGGATATGGGGCCGAAAGCGCGCTATATCGGACCGGAAGTGCCGAAAGAAGATCTGATTTGGCAAGATCCGCTGCCGCATCCGTTCTTCAACCCGAGCGAGGAAGACATCCTGAATCTGAAAGCGACCATTGCCGCTTCCGGGCTTTCCGTGGGTGAGTTGGTCTCGGTGGCATGGGCTTCTGCATCGACCTTCCGCGGCGGTGATAAACGTGGTGGTGCGAACGGTGCGCGTCTGGCGCTTGCCCCGCAACGAAACTGGGACGTTAACGCCACTGCGGCACGCGTTCTGCCTGTTCTGGAAGGCATTTATAAATCTGCCCATACCGCGTCGTTGGCCGATATTATCGTTCTGGCCGGTGTCGTGGGTATTGAACAAGCGGCAAGCGCGGCGGGTGTGAGTATCACGGTTCCTTTTGCTCCAGGCCGTGTGGATGCACGTCAGGATCAAACCGATATTGAAATGTTTGCACTGCTTGAGCCGATTGCGGATGGTTTCCGTAACTATCGTGCCCGACTTGACGTATCAACCACCGAGTCGCTGCTGATTGATAAAGCGCAACAGCTGACGCTGACCGCACCGGAATTGACCGTGCTGGTAGGCGGCATGCGCGTACTGGGTACCAACTTTGATGGTAGTCAGCACGGCGTCTTTACCGACCGTCCTGGCGTGCTCAGCAATGACTTCTTCGTCAATCTGCTGGATATGCGTCACGAATGGAAAGCCACTGACGAATCGAACGAGCTGTTTGAAGGTCGCGATCGCCTGAACGGTGACGTGAAATACACAGCAACTCGCGCCGATCTGGTATTTGGCTCTAACTCTGTCCTGCGCGCCCTGGCGGAAGTTTATGCCAGCAGCGATGCTCACGAGAAATTCGTGAAAGACTTTGTCGCTGCATGGGTCAAAGTGATGAACCTGGACCGTTTCGATCTGCAATAA
- a CDS encoding DMT family transporter, whose amino-acid sequence MSASGKSNPLAVSGLLILTLIWSYSWIFMKQVTSYIGAFDFTSLRCIFGTLVLFLVLLLRGRGLRPTPFKFTLAIALLQTCGMIGLAQWALVSGGAGKVAILTYTMPFWVVILAALFLGERFRRMQYAAIGIAAIGLVLVMQPWQLDFTSMKSALLAILSGVSWGASAIVAKRMYARHPGIDLLSLTAWQMLYAALVMSVVAWWVPQPKVDWQPIVFWALAYSAILATALAWSLWLFVLKNLPASIASLSTLAVPVCGVLFSWWLLGENPGPIEGGGIVLIVLALALVSRKTQADGKMRRQAGHSK is encoded by the coding sequence ATGTCTGCCTCAGGAAAGAGCAACCCACTGGCCGTCAGTGGTCTTCTCATTCTCACGCTTATCTGGAGTTACAGCTGGATCTTCATGAAGCAAGTCACGAGCTATATTGGCGCGTTTGACTTCACTTCCCTGCGCTGTATTTTCGGCACCCTCGTCTTATTTCTTGTTTTGCTCCTGCGTGGTCGTGGGTTACGCCCGACGCCGTTTAAATTTACCCTGGCGATAGCGTTATTACAGACCTGCGGCATGATCGGTCTGGCGCAGTGGGCGCTGGTCAGCGGTGGGGCGGGGAAAGTCGCCATCCTCACCTATACCATGCCGTTCTGGGTCGTGATTCTGGCGGCGCTATTTCTGGGGGAACGGTTTCGACGCATGCAATATGCGGCAATCGGCATTGCTGCCATCGGACTGGTGCTGGTGATGCAGCCGTGGCAGCTTGATTTCACTTCGATGAAAAGCGCGCTGCTGGCGATCCTTTCCGGTGTGAGCTGGGGGGCGAGCGCAATTGTTGCCAAGCGAATGTACGCTCGTCATCCGGGGATTGATTTGCTCTCGCTCACGGCGTGGCAGATGCTGTATGCCGCGCTGGTCATGAGTGTCGTGGCCTGGTGGGTGCCTCAACCGAAAGTTGACTGGCAGCCTATTGTCTTTTGGGCGCTGGCCTATAGCGCCATTCTGGCCACCGCGCTGGCATGGAGCCTGTGGTTGTTTGTGCTGAAAAATCTGCCTGCAAGTATTGCCAGTTTAAGTACGCTGGCGGTACCGGTGTGCGGTGTACTGTTTTCCTGGTGGCTGCTTGGTGAAAATCCCGGGCCCATTGAAGGCGGCGGCATTGTGCTGATTGTACTGGCGTTGGCGCTTGTGAGCCGGAAAACACAGGCGGATGGAAAAATGAGGCGACAGGCAGGGCATTCAAAATAA
- the gldA gene encoding glycerol dehydrogenase gives MDRIIQSPGKYIQGADVITRLGSYLKPLAERWLVVGDKFVLGFAQPALEKSFKDAELALEIAPFGGECSQNEIDRLRGVAEKAQCGAVLGIGGGKTLDTAKALAHFMGVPVAIAPTIASTDAPCSALSVIYTDTGEFDRYLLLPNNPDRVIVDTKIVAGAPARLLAAGIGDALATWFEARACSRSGATTMAGGQCTQAALALAELCYNTLLEEGEKAMLAAEQHVVTPALERVIEANTYLSGVGFESGGLAAAHAIHNGLTAIPDAHHYYHGEKVAFGTLTQLVLENAPVEEIETAAALCHSVGLPITLAQLDIKQDIPAKMRIVAEAACAEGETIHNMPGGATPDQVYAALLVADQYGQRYLQEWE, from the coding sequence ATGGATCGCATAATTCAATCACCGGGTAAGTACATCCAGGGTGCAGATGTCATTACCCGTCTTGGCAGCTACCTCAAACCACTGGCTGAACGCTGGCTGGTCGTCGGAGACAAATTTGTTTTAGGATTCGCGCAGCCTGCACTCGAAAAAAGCTTCAAAGATGCAGAACTGGCATTGGAAATTGCGCCGTTCGGCGGTGAATGTTCACAAAATGAGATCGACCGCCTGCGCGGCGTTGCGGAAAAAGCGCAGTGTGGAGCCGTACTCGGCATCGGTGGCGGTAAAACACTGGATACCGCCAAAGCGCTGGCGCACTTTATGGGTGTCCCGGTCGCGATTGCACCGACCATCGCCTCTACCGATGCGCCATGCAGCGCGCTGTCCGTCATTTACACCGATACCGGCGAATTCGATCGCTATCTGCTGCTTCCGAATAACCCGGACAGAGTCATCGTTGATACCAAAATTGTGGCTGGCGCACCGGCACGACTGTTAGCAGCCGGTATCGGCGATGCGCTGGCGACCTGGTTCGAAGCGCGCGCCTGTTCACGCAGCGGCGCAACCACCATGGCGGGTGGACAGTGTACTCAGGCTGCACTGGCGCTGGCGGAGTTGTGCTATAACACGCTCCTTGAAGAGGGTGAGAAAGCCATGCTGGCTGCCGAGCAGCATGTGGTCACTCCGGCACTGGAACGCGTCATTGAAGCCAATACCTATCTGAGCGGCGTTGGCTTTGAGAGCGGCGGTCTGGCTGCTGCACATGCCATTCACAACGGTTTGACCGCCATCCCGGATGCACATCACTACTATCATGGAGAGAAAGTGGCTTTCGGTACGCTGACGCAACTGGTGCTTGAGAACGCACCGGTAGAGGAAATTGAAACCGCTGCGGCGTTGTGCCATTCCGTTGGCTTGCCAATCACCTTAGCGCAGCTGGATATTAAACAGGATATTCCGGCGAAGATGCGCATTGTTGCTGAGGCTGCCTGTGCCGAAGGCGAAACCATTCACAACATGCCGGGCGGTGCGACACCGGATCAGGTGTATGCCGCCCTGCTGGTGGCTGACCAGTACGGCCAGCGTTATCTGCAAGAGTGGGAATAA
- the fsa gene encoding fructose-6-phosphate aldolase, which translates to MELYLDTANVAEVERLSRIFPISGVTTNPSIVAASKVSIWEVLPRLQKALGDNGILFAQTMSRDASGMVEEARRLSHALPDIVVKIPVTSEGLAAIKQLKKEGITTLGTAVYSAAQGLMAALAGAKYIAPYVNRIDAQGGDGIRTVQELQTLLELHAPSSKVLAASFKTPRQALDCLLTGCEAITLPLDVAQQMLNTPAVESAIEKFEQDWKNAFGHHNL; encoded by the coding sequence ATGGAACTGTATCTGGATACCGCCAACGTGGCGGAAGTCGAACGCCTGTCCCGTATTTTCCCCATCTCGGGCGTCACCACCAACCCGAGCATTGTGGCGGCAAGTAAAGTATCTATCTGGGAGGTGCTGCCACGCCTGCAAAAGGCCCTTGGCGATAATGGCATTCTGTTTGCCCAAACCATGAGCCGGGATGCGAGTGGCATGGTGGAAGAAGCCAGGCGCCTGAGTCATGCGTTGCCGGATATCGTGGTGAAAATCCCGGTCACGTCTGAAGGACTGGCGGCCATCAAGCAATTGAAAAAAGAAGGCATTACAACATTAGGTACCGCCGTTTACAGCGCAGCGCAGGGGTTAATGGCCGCGCTGGCGGGAGCAAAATATATCGCACCGTATGTTAATCGCATCGACGCTCAGGGCGGCGACGGTATCCGCACGGTGCAGGAGTTACAAACGTTGCTGGAGCTGCATGCGCCCAGCAGCAAGGTGCTGGCTGCCAGTTTTAAAACACCACGTCAGGCGCTGGACTGCTTACTGACCGGATGCGAGGCAATTACCCTGCCATTAGATGTAGCTCAACAAATGCTCAATACCCCTGCGGTAGAGTCAGCAATAGAGAAGTTTGAGCAAGACTGGAAAAACGCATTTGGTCATCACAACCTGTAA
- the ptsP gene encoding phosphoenolpyruvate--protein phosphotransferase encodes MALIVEFTCELPNGVHARPASHVETLCNSFTSHIEWHNLRTDRKGNAKSALALIGTDTLADDRCQLLISGADEQAAHQRLSQWIRDEFPHCDAPMAEVKNSELEPLPASLTNLNPQLFRARTVCNGSAGGILTLLSSLDLNALSDLPAANDEEAEQSMLDNGLTLLMKNIEFRLLDSDGATRAILEAHRSLASDTSLRQHLLAGVARGLSCAQAIVESANHFCDEFSRSSSSYLQERALDVRDVCFQLLQHIYGEQRFPAPGKLKQSAICMADELTPSQFLELDKTFLKGLLLKSGGTTSHTVILARSFNIPTLVGVDIEALTPWQQQTAYIDGNAGAVVVAPDESVVRYYQQEARVQDALREQQRIWLTQEARTADGIRMEVAANIAHSVEAQAAFGNGAEAVGLFRTEMLYMDRTSAPGENELYNIFCHALESAQGRSIIVRTMDIGGDKPVGYLNIPAETNPFLGYRAVRIYEEYVSLFITQLRAILRASAHGSLKIMIPMISSMEEILWVKEKLAEAKQQLRNEHIPFDEKIPFGIMLEVPSVMFIIDQCCEEIDFFSIGSNDLTQYLLAVDRDNAKVTRHYNSLNPAFLRALDFAVQAVHCQGKWIGLCGELGAKGSVLPLLIGLGLDEISMSAPSIPAAKARMAQLDSRACRQLLNQAMACRTSLEVEHLLAQFRMAQQDAPLVTAQCITLDSDWRSKEEVIKGMTDNLLLASRCRYPRKLEADLWAREAVFSTGLGFSFAIPHSKSEHIEQSTISVARLKAPVRWGDDDAQFIIMLTLNKHAAGDQHMRIFSRLARRIMHEEFRNALVNAASAEAIASLLQHELEL; translated from the coding sequence ATGGCCCTGATTGTGGAATTTACCTGTGAGTTACCCAATGGCGTACACGCCCGTCCGGCAAGCCACGTTGAAACGCTGTGCAACAGCTTCACCTCGCACATTGAGTGGCACAATCTGCGCACCGACCGAAAGGGCAATGCCAAAAGCGCCCTGGCCCTCATTGGTACCGACACGCTGGCAGATGACCGCTGTCAATTACTGATATCCGGTGCAGACGAACAGGCAGCTCACCAGCGATTAAGCCAGTGGATACGCGATGAATTCCCTCACTGCGACGCCCCAATGGCGGAGGTCAAAAACAGTGAACTGGAACCACTTCCTGCTTCACTGACAAACCTTAATCCTCAGCTTTTCCGTGCCAGAACCGTTTGCAACGGCAGCGCAGGCGGCATTCTGACGCTTCTCTCTTCACTGGATCTCAACGCACTCAGCGATCTCCCTGCCGCCAACGATGAAGAAGCCGAGCAATCCATGCTCGATAACGGCTTAACGCTGTTGATGAAGAATATTGAGTTCCGTCTGCTCGACAGCGATGGCGCCACCCGCGCGATTCTGGAGGCACATCGTTCACTGGCGAGTGACACGTCCTTACGTCAGCATTTGTTGGCCGGCGTTGCGCGTGGCTTAAGTTGCGCCCAGGCCATTGTCGAAAGCGCCAACCACTTTTGCGATGAGTTCTCCCGCTCCAGCAGCAGCTATTTACAAGAACGAGCGCTGGATGTACGCGATGTCTGCTTCCAGCTCCTGCAGCACATTTATGGTGAACAACGCTTCCCGGCGCCGGGCAAACTCAAGCAATCGGCTATTTGCATGGCTGATGAACTCACACCCAGCCAGTTCCTCGAACTGGATAAAACGTTCCTTAAAGGTTTGCTGTTAAAAAGCGGCGGCACGACTTCCCATACGGTTATCCTTGCCCGTTCATTCAACATTCCTACGCTGGTGGGGGTGGACATTGAGGCCTTAACGCCGTGGCAACAGCAAACGGCCTATATCGACGGCAATGCAGGCGCTGTCGTCGTCGCACCGGATGAATCCGTCGTCCGCTATTATCAGCAGGAAGCCCGTGTCCAGGATGCCTTACGCGAGCAACAGCGTATCTGGCTGACTCAGGAAGCCCGCACTGCAGATGGCATACGAATGGAAGTGGCTGCCAACATTGCCCATTCCGTGGAAGCACAGGCAGCTTTTGGCAATGGCGCAGAAGCTGTCGGCCTGTTCCGTACAGAAATGCTGTATATGGACCGAACCAGCGCCCCGGGTGAGAACGAACTGTACAACATCTTTTGTCACGCTCTGGAATCCGCACAAGGACGCAGCATCATTGTGCGCACCATGGATATCGGCGGCGATAAGCCGGTTGGCTACCTGAATATTCCTGCCGAAACGAACCCGTTCCTCGGCTATCGTGCCGTCCGTATTTATGAAGAGTACGTTTCGCTGTTCATTACACAGCTCCGTGCGATCCTTCGGGCCTCTGCACACGGTAGTCTGAAAATCATGATCCCGATGATCTCTTCCATGGAAGAGATCCTGTGGGTCAAAGAGAAACTGGCGGAAGCCAAACAGCAACTGCGTAATGAACACATCCCGTTTGATGAGAAGATCCCGTTCGGTATCATGCTGGAAGTCCCCTCTGTGATGTTCATTATTGATCAGTGCTGCGAAGAGATTGATTTCTTTAGCATCGGAAGTAACGACCTGACCCAGTATCTGCTGGCGGTCGATCGTGACAACGCCAAAGTCACGCGCCACTACAACAGCCTCAATCCAGCCTTCCTGCGCGCACTGGATTTCGCGGTACAGGCGGTACATTGCCAGGGTAAGTGGATTGGCCTGTGCGGAGAACTTGGCGCGAAAGGGTCGGTGCTGCCACTCCTGATTGGCCTGGGATTAGATGAGATCAGCATGAGTGCGCCATCCATTCCTGCCGCCAAAGCACGGATGGCACAACTCGACAGCCGTGCCTGCCGTCAGTTACTGAATCAGGCGATGGCCTGTCGTACCTCTCTGGAAGTGGAACACCTGTTGGCTCAGTTTCGCATGGCTCAACAGGACGCCCCGCTGGTTACTGCACAGTGCATAACTCTGGATAGCGACTGGCGCAGCAAAGAAGAAGTGATTAAAGGGATGACCGACAACCTGCTACTGGCGAGCCGTTGTCGCTATCCGCGCAAGCTGGAAGCCGATCTGTGGGCGCGTGAAGCGGTGTTCTCTACCGGGCTGGGCTTTAGCTTCGCCATTCCACACAGTAAATCTGAACATATCGAGCAATCCACGATTAGCGTCGCACGCCTGAAAGCGCCAGTACGCTGGGGCGATGACGATGCGCAATTCATCATCATGCTGACGCTCAACAAACACGCCGCTGGCGACCAGCATATGCGTATTTTCTCACGCCTGGCGCGCCGCATTATGCACGAAGAATTCCGCAACGCACTGGTAAACGCCGCATCTGCCGAGGCGATTGCCAGCCTGCTGCAACACGAACTCGAACTTTAA
- a CDS encoding PTS fructose transporter subunit EIIC: MKELVQILKNTRQHLMTGVSHMIPFVVAGGILLAVSVMLYGKGAVPDAATDPNLKKFFDIGVAGLTLMVPFLAAYIGYSIAERSALAPCAIGAWVGNSFGAGFFGALISGIIGGIVVHYLKKIPVHKVLRSVMPIFVIPIVGTFITAGVMMWGLGEPVGALTANLTQWLQGMQQGSIILLAVIMGLMLAFDMGGPINKVAYAFMLICVAQGVYTVVAIAAVGICVPPLGLGLATLMSRKNFSSEEREAGKAALVMGCVGVTEGAIPFAAADPLRVIPSIMIGSTCGAVTAALFGAQCYAGWGGLIVLPVVEGKLGYIAAVAVGAVVTAVCVNVLKSLARKKVSPVDEKEDDLDLDFEMN, encoded by the coding sequence ATGAAAGAGTTGGTGCAGATCCTGAAAAACACCCGTCAGCATCTGATGACCGGTGTTTCGCATATGATCCCCTTTGTCGTAGCGGGCGGAATTTTACTGGCGGTCTCCGTCATGCTGTATGGCAAGGGGGCGGTACCGGATGCGGCGACCGATCCCAATCTCAAGAAGTTCTTCGACATTGGCGTTGCGGGTCTAACCCTGATGGTGCCTTTTCTCGCGGCGTACATTGGGTACTCCATCGCCGAGCGCTCTGCGTTGGCGCCTTGTGCGATTGGCGCCTGGGTCGGCAATAGCTTTGGCGCCGGGTTTTTTGGTGCGCTGATTTCCGGGATCATTGGCGGTATTGTGGTGCACTATCTGAAGAAGATTCCGGTGCATAAGGTGTTGCGCTCGGTCATGCCCATCTTCGTTATTCCTATTGTCGGTACCTTTATTACTGCGGGCGTCATGATGTGGGGACTGGGTGAACCGGTCGGCGCATTAACCGCCAATTTGACCCAATGGCTGCAGGGGATGCAGCAGGGCAGCATCATTCTGCTGGCGGTCATTATGGGGCTGATGCTGGCTTTTGATATGGGTGGGCCGATCAATAAGGTTGCCTACGCCTTCATGCTGATTTGCGTTGCGCAGGGCGTTTATACCGTGGTGGCGATAGCCGCTGTGGGAATCTGTGTTCCACCGCTGGGCTTAGGGCTCGCGACGTTAATGAGCCGCAAAAATTTCTCTTCTGAAGAGCGCGAAGCGGGTAAAGCCGCACTGGTGATGGGGTGTGTTGGCGTGACGGAAGGTGCGATTCCTTTTGCCGCCGCAGACCCACTGCGCGTCATCCCATCCATTATGATCGGCTCGACCTGTGGTGCGGTAACGGCTGCGCTGTTTGGCGCGCAGTGTTATGCCGGTTGGGGAGGCTTAATCGTACTGCCCGTTGTGGAAGGAAAACTGGGCTATATCGCAGCTGTCGCGGTTGGGGCTGTGGTAACGGCGGTCTGCGTTAACGTGCTGAAAAGTCTGGCGCGGAAGAAAGTGTCTCCGGTTGACGAGAAAGAAGACGACCTGGATTTGGATTTTGAAATGAATTAA
- a CDS encoding PTS fructose-like transporter subunit IIB produces the protein MTKIIAVTACPSGVAHTYMAAEALESAAKAKGWDVKVETQGSIGLENELTAADVADADMVILTKDIGIKFEERFAGKTIVRVNISDAVKRADAIMNKIGAHLAQTA, from the coding sequence ATGACGAAGATTATCGCAGTAACAGCCTGTCCTTCTGGAGTTGCACACACCTATATGGCCGCCGAAGCGCTGGAGAGCGCAGCTAAGGCCAAGGGGTGGGATGTAAAAGTTGAGACACAGGGCTCAATTGGTCTGGAAAACGAACTGACCGCAGCAGATGTGGCGGATGCAGATATGGTCATTCTGACCAAAGATATCGGCATCAAGTTTGAGGAGCGTTTTGCGGGGAAAACCATAGTCCGCGTCAACATCAGCGACGCGGTAAAACGCGCCGACGCCATCATGAACAAGATTGGCGCACATCTGGCGCAAACCGCGTAA